The following are encoded in a window of Phaseolus vulgaris cultivar G19833 chromosome 3, P. vulgaris v2.0, whole genome shotgun sequence genomic DNA:
- the LOC137807076 gene encoding novel plant SNARE 13: MASNLQMSPQVEQIHGEIRDNFRALANGFQKLDKIKDANRQTNQLEELTDKMRESKRLIKEFDRKIKDEEGRNPPEVNKQLNDEKQSMIKELNSYVALRKTYMNTIGNKKLELFDNGAGASEPTADENVRMASEMSNQELINSGTKTMDETDQAIERSKQVVHQTIEVGTQTAATLKGQTDQMGRIVNELDSIQFSIKKASQLVKEISRQVATDKCIMLFLFLIVCGVIAIIVVKIVHPGNKDIRDIPGLAPPVPTRRLLYARTTDHFN; this comes from the exons ATGGCCTCCAATTTGCAGATGAGTCCTCAGGTGGAGCAGATCCACGGTGAAATTCGCGACAACTTTCGTGCCCTCGC AAATGGCTTCCAGAAGCTGGATAAGATTAAAGATGCCAATAGACAAACTAATCAGCTTGAAGAACTCACGGACAAGATGAGGGAGTCCAAAAG gttgataaaggaatttgatCGTAAAATTAAAGATGAAGAGGGGAGAAACCCCCCAGAAGTGAATAAGCAACTGAATGATGAAAAACAATCAATG ATCAAGGAGCTAAACTCATATGTGGCATTGCGAAAAAC GTACATGAACACCATTGGAAATAAAAAACTTGAACTTTTTGACAATGGAGCTGGAGCAAGCGAACCTACAGCAGATGAAAACGTTCGAATGGCATCTG AAATGTCAAATCAAGAACTAATCAATTCTGGGACAAAGACAATGGATGAAACTGACCAGGCTATTGAGAGATCTAAGCAG GTTGTACATCAAACAATTGAAGTTGGCACCCAAACTGCTGCTACCTTGAAAGGCCAA ACTGACCAAATGGGCCGTATTGTTAATGAACTTGATTCAATTCAGTTCTCAATTAAAAAGGCCTCCCAACTTGTTAAGGAGATTAGTAGACAG GTAGCTACAGACAAGTGCATCATGCTTTTTCTGTTCCTTATCGTCTGTGGTGTAATTGCCATTATTGTCGTAAAG ATTGTGCATCCCGGCAACAAAGATATTAGGGATATCCCGGGATTGGCACCTCCGGTTCCCACAAGGAGGCTTTTGTATGCAAGGACAACAGATCATTTCAATTAA